A single genomic interval of Flavihumibacter rivuli harbors:
- a CDS encoding FAD-binding domain-containing protein — translation MKAITFPTQYNEILERINSVDPIAYAKTRNYIDGKVTYLSPYLSRGVITLAEVKDAVLAKGYKPWQIGKFLQELAWREYFQQVWWHLGDKMFTDIKRQQEEVDHYNLPTAIQNAGTGIDAIDKGIEHLYSTGYMHNHLRMYVAGITCNIGKAHWSAPAAWMYYHLLDGDLASNTCSWQWVAGSFSSKKYIANQENINRYLNSRQTNSFLDHPYEAIFDQPVPDTLNTTHPLELQTTLPASDSLNIDPAKPVLLYNSYQLNPNWRKDEAANRILLLEPSHFNRFPVSEKVMAFIMELARQNIPGIQVAVMEARELRERFPTANMYSINHPIARHYPGQKDPYPWMFPEVSGYFPSFFAYWKKAERHI, via the coding sequence ATGAAAGCAATCACCTTCCCGACCCAATACAACGAGATCCTGGAACGAATCAACAGCGTTGATCCCATTGCCTACGCAAAAACAAGGAACTACATTGATGGCAAGGTCACGTATTTATCACCTTACCTGTCCAGGGGCGTGATCACCCTGGCCGAAGTAAAGGATGCGGTCCTGGCCAAAGGCTATAAACCCTGGCAGATCGGGAAATTCCTGCAGGAGTTGGCGTGGAGGGAATATTTCCAGCAGGTATGGTGGCACCTGGGCGACAAAATGTTTACCGATATCAAAAGGCAACAGGAAGAGGTCGACCACTATAATCTGCCTACAGCCATTCAAAATGCAGGCACAGGAATTGATGCTATAGATAAGGGTATAGAACATCTCTATTCAACCGGCTATATGCACAACCATCTTCGTATGTACGTTGCAGGTATAACCTGCAATATCGGCAAGGCGCACTGGTCTGCGCCGGCAGCGTGGATGTACTATCACCTGCTCGATGGCGACCTGGCCAGTAACACCTGCAGCTGGCAATGGGTAGCAGGCAGTTTCTCCTCCAAGAAATATATTGCCAACCAGGAGAACATCAACCGTTACTTGAACAGCAGGCAAACCAATAGTTTCCTTGACCATCCCTACGAGGCCATCTTTGACCAGCCGGTACCCGACACCCTGAATACCACCCATCCGTTAGAATTGCAAACGACACTACCGGCATCAGACAGCTTAAACATTGACCCTGCTAAGCCGGTCTTGCTGTACAATAGCTACCAGCTCAATCCCAACTGGCGTAAGGATGAAGCAGCCAACCGTATACTGTTATTGGAACCATCGCACTTCAACCGTTTCCCTGTCAGTGAAAAAGTAATGGCATTTATAATGGAGCTGGCCAGGCAAAACATCCCCGGCATCCAGGTTGCAGTAATGGAAGCAAGGGAGTTAAGGGAACGATTCCCCACTGCCAACATGTATAGCATCAACCATCCAATTGCCAGGCATTATCCCGGCCAGAAGGACCCCTACCCCTGGATGTTCCCTGAGGTAAGCGGCTATTTTCCATCATTCTTCGCCTACTGGAAAAAAGCGGAAAGGCATATATAG
- a CDS encoding TIGR03643 family protein, whose translation MEPLTPAAIDRIIEMAWEDRTPFEAIAFQFGLSEKEVIALMRKEMKPSSFRMWRKRMQSRTTKHAALRASDVSRFKCSRQRTISMNKISKR comes from the coding sequence ATGGAACCATTGACACCTGCAGCAATTGACCGCATCATTGAGATGGCTTGGGAAGACCGTACCCCATTTGAAGCCATTGCATTCCAGTTTGGCCTCAGTGAGAAAGAGGTGATCGCCCTCATGCGCAAGGAAATGAAACCCTCCAGTTTCAGGATGTGGCGGAAGCGCATGCAATCAAGGACCACGAAACATGCAGCATTAAGGGCTTCAGATGTAAGCCGTTTCAAATGCAGCAGGCAAAGGACCATCAGCATGAACAAGATCAGCAAGCGATAA
- a CDS encoding flavin reductase family protein, translated as MHRPWNRPELAVYSISSFDGKAAYNMHMITYVTAISMQPKRFICGIYEGTRTRSNIERHPEFVLQLLADHQYRLTTLLGKQSGNDIDKVGRLEKRGLVTNWQGFPVLKESLAFMKLRIINTMDGGDHLACLCELMSWKNNLPGEPLTTNILRQHKLIRS; from the coding sequence ATGCATCGCCCATGGAACAGGCCTGAACTGGCAGTATATTCAATAAGCAGCTTTGATGGCAAAGCAGCTTACAACATGCATATGATCACCTATGTAACCGCTATCAGTATGCAACCCAAAAGGTTTATCTGCGGCATTTACGAAGGCACAAGGACCAGGTCCAATATTGAACGTCACCCTGAGTTTGTCCTTCAGTTACTGGCCGATCACCAATACCGACTAACGACACTGTTGGGCAAGCAAAGCGGCAATGATATTGATAAGGTCGGAAGGCTTGAAAAGCGGGGGCTGGTAACCAACTGGCAAGGATTTCCAGTACTGAAGGAAAGTCTCGCTTTCATGAAACTACGCATCATCAATACCATGGATGGAGGCGATCACCTGGCATGCCTATGCGAACTCATGTCGTGGAAGAATAACCTTCCCGGCGAGCCCCTTACAACCAATATCCTCCGTCAACATAAACTCATCAGAAGTTGA
- a CDS encoding cryptochrome/photolyase family protein, whose product MPTSFCCNRRMANEITLVFPHQLFRHSDALDKNRPVMLVEEWLFFRQYSFHKNKLILHRASMQWYASWLTENNYAVEYINSSEVISDCRRLIPALKNRGVQSIHLAYPADDWLERRLRKTCKDQGILLVFHSSPNFLNQPEDLHAFFEKKKTYFQTDFYIWQRKQRKILLGSKGEPEGGKWTYDAENRLKVPKGLMIPPIRQANKNKFVDAAIEHVKEHFKDNPGHTDQFIYPVTHTEADRWLELFLQERLKLFGDYEDAMVVNENFLFHSVLTPILNIGLLDPSTILERVLDVRNRLNIPLNALEGFIRQVMGWREFIHIVYVREGRKQRTRNYWNFTRKIPQGFYSGTTGITPIDKVIRKLLDTGYNHHIERLMVLGNFMLLCEFDPDEVYKWFMEMYIDSYDWVMVPNVYGMTQFADGGLMTTKPYISGSNYLMKMGDWPKGPWQEIWDGLFWRFMHVHRDFFLSNPRLGMLVKTFDKMPEEKKQKHLRIAENFLQQLDDRSSIIETN is encoded by the coding sequence ATGCCTACCAGTTTTTGTTGTAATCGCCGGATGGCAAATGAGATCACTTTAGTATTCCCCCACCAGTTGTTCAGGCATTCTGATGCATTGGATAAAAACAGGCCGGTAATGCTTGTTGAAGAATGGCTTTTCTTCAGGCAGTATTCCTTTCACAAGAACAAGCTGATCCTGCACAGGGCAAGTATGCAATGGTATGCATCATGGTTAACTGAAAACAATTATGCTGTTGAGTACATCAATAGTTCTGAAGTTATTTCCGATTGCAGGCGATTGATCCCTGCATTAAAAAACAGGGGAGTTCAGTCCATCCACCTGGCCTATCCTGCCGACGACTGGCTGGAAAGAAGACTGCGTAAAACCTGCAAGGACCAGGGAATTTTGTTGGTGTTCCATAGTAGTCCCAACTTCCTTAACCAACCGGAAGACCTGCACGCTTTCTTTGAGAAGAAGAAGACCTATTTCCAAACTGATTTCTATATCTGGCAAAGGAAACAACGCAAAATACTGTTGGGATCCAAAGGGGAACCGGAAGGTGGCAAATGGACCTATGATGCCGAGAACAGGCTGAAGGTTCCCAAAGGACTTATGATCCCTCCTATCCGCCAGGCCAACAAGAACAAATTTGTAGATGCCGCTATCGAACATGTGAAGGAACATTTCAAGGACAACCCAGGACATACCGACCAATTTATTTACCCGGTAACACATACGGAGGCTGACAGGTGGCTGGAACTATTCCTGCAGGAAAGGCTGAAGCTATTTGGTGATTATGAAGATGCCATGGTGGTCAATGAAAATTTTCTCTTCCATTCCGTTCTCACCCCCATACTGAATATCGGCTTACTAGACCCTTCAACCATTTTGGAAAGGGTGCTGGATGTAAGGAACAGGTTGAATATCCCTTTGAATGCATTGGAAGGATTCATCAGGCAGGTCATGGGATGGAGGGAATTCATCCATATCGTTTATGTGCGCGAAGGAAGAAAACAAAGGACCCGCAACTATTGGAATTTCACCAGGAAGATCCCCCAGGGTTTTTACAGCGGCACTACTGGCATCACCCCTATCGATAAAGTGATCAGGAAGCTGCTGGACACAGGTTACAACCATCACATCGAAAGATTGATGGTATTGGGCAACTTCATGCTGCTCTGCGAATTTGACCCGGATGAAGTATACAAATGGTTCATGGAAATGTATATCGACAGCTACGACTGGGTAATGGTACCCAATGTATACGGCATGACCCAATTTGCCGATGGCGGCCTGATGACCACCAAACCCTATATCAGTGGCAGCAATTACCTGATGAAGATGGGTGATTGGCCAAAGGGTCCATGGCAGGAAATTTGGGATGGCCTGTTCTGGCGCTTCATGCATGTGCACAGGGATTTCTTCCTCAGCAACCCTCGATTGGGCATGTTGGTGAAAACATTCGACAAGATGCCGGAAGAAAAAAAACAAAAGCATTTAAGGATTGCAGAAAACTTCCTGCAGCAACTGGATGACCGATCATCAATAATTGAAACGAATTGA